CAGCATCGTCCTGGCGTTCGTCGTCCTGCTCGGCACGTTCGCCATGGCACCGCTGCTCAAGACCAACTTCTTCGACCAGGGCGAGCAGGAAGTCCTCACCGTCAAGCAGGAGTTGGCACCGGGCACCAGCCTGGAGGCGGCCGACGAGGCGGCGAAGAAGGTCGAGAAGACCCTCGCGGGCTTCGACGAGATCAAGGACTACCAGGTCACCGTCGGCTCCTCCGGCTTCATGGCGGCGTTCGGCGGCGGTACGGGTGCCAACCAGGCGTCCTACCAGGTGACCCTGAAGGACTCGGGTACGTACGAGAAGACCAGCGACGCCATCGACGAGGCCCTGGACAAGCTCGACGGCATCGGCGAGACGACCATCGCGGCCGGCGACGGCTTCGGCAGCCAGGACCTGAGCGTCGTCGTCAAGGCGTCCGACGCGGGGACCCTGGCGAAGGCCGCCGAGCAGGTACGGGACGAGGTCGCCGGTATCGACGACGTCACCGACGTGCAGAGCGACCTGGCGCAGAGCATCCCGCGTATCTCGGTCAGGGCCAACGAGAAGGCCGCCGACGCCGGGTTCAACGACGCAACGCTCGGCATGGCCGTCGGCCAGGCCGTCCGCGGCACCCCGTCGGGCAAGGCGATTCTCGGTGACACCGAACGCGACGTGTACGTCACCTCCGCGAAGCCGGCCAAGACGATCGCCGAGCTGAAGGCGCTGCCGCTCGGCGGCGTGAAGCTCGGTCAGATCGCCGAGGTGAAGCTCGCGCCGGGTCCGCTGTCGATGACCCGGATCGACGGCTCCAGGGCCGCGACGATCTCCGCCAAGCCCGTCGGTGACAACACCGGCGCGGTCGGCACCACGCTCCAGACGAAGATCAGCGCGCTCGACCTGCCGGAGGGGGCGACCGCCTCCATCGGCGGCGTGTCCGAGGACCAGGACGAGGCGTTCATGCAGCTGGCGCTCGCCATGCTGGCGGCCGTCGCGATCGTCTTCATGCTGCTGGTCGGCACGTTCAGGTCGCTGGTCCAGCCGATGATCCTGCTGGTCTCCATCCCGTTCGCGGCGACCGGCGCGATCGGTCTGCTGCTCGTCACGGGTACGCCGCTGGGTGTGCCGGCGATGATCGGCATGCTGATGCTGATCGGCATCGTGGTGACCAACGCGATCGTGCTGATCGACCTGATCAACCAGTACAGGTCGCAGGGGCTCGGTGTGGTCGAGGCGGTCATCGAGGGCGGCAGGCACCGTCTGCGGCCGATCCTGATGACCGCGCTGGCCACGATCTTCGCGCTGCTTCCGATGGCGATGGGGATCACCGGCGAGGGCGGCTTCATCGGACAGCCGCTGGCCGTGGTGGTGATCGGCGGTCTGCTGACGTCGACACTGCTGACGCTGCTGCTGGTGCCGACGCTGTACTCGATGGTCGAGCTCCGCAAGGAGCGCCGCGCCGAGAAGAAGATGGCGAAGCGGTTGGCGAAGTCCGACGGCGGGGACGGCGGGAACGGTGGCGGCGAGACGCCGCGCTCCGACGCGCCGTCGCCGGAGCCGGTGAACGTCTGACGCCCGACGTCCGACCGCGGTCAAGTGAATGAGTGAGGGGCGCCCGCCATCGGCGGGCGCCCCTTACCGCTGTCTACGGCCTGTCTGCTGTACGGCCTGTCGGCTACGGCAGCGCCAGCATCCGCTCCAGCGCGAGCTGGGCGAATCTCGCCGTCTCCTTCTCGACCTGGATCCGGTTGATGTCCTTGCCCTCGGCGAGCGATTCGAGCGTCCACACCAGGTGCGGCAGGTCGATGCGGTTCATCGTCGAGCAGAAGCAGACCGTCCTGTCGAGGAAGACGATCTCCTTGTCGTCGGCGGCGAATCGGTTCGCCAGCCGCTGCACCAGATTCAGCTCGGTGCCGATCGCCCACTTGGAGCCGGCCGGCGCCTCTTCCAGCATCTTGATGATGTACTCCGTCGAGCCCACGTAGTCGGCCGCGGAGACGACCTCGTGCTTGCACTCCGGGTGCACCAGCACATTCACCCCGGGGACCCGCTCGCGGACCTCGTTGACCGAGTCCAGCGAGAAACGGCCGTGCACGGAGCAGTGCCCGCGCCACAGGATCATCTTCGCGTTCCGCAGCTCCTCGGCCGTCAGGCCGCCGTTCGGCTTGTGCGGGTTGTAGAGGACGCAGTCCTCCAGCGACAGCCCCAGGTCCCGTACGGCGGTGTTGCGCCCCAGATGCTGGTCGGGGAGGAAGAGGACCTTGTCGCCCTGCTCGAAGGCCCAGTTGAGGGCGCGCTCGGCGTTGGACGAGGTGCAGATCGTGCCGCCGTGCTCGCCGGTGAACGCCTTGATGTCGGCGGAGGAGTTCATGTACGAGACGGGGACGACCCGCTCGGCTATCCCGGCCTCGGTCAGCACGTCCCAGCACTCGGCGACCTGCTCGGCCGTCGCCATGTCCGCCATCGAACAGCCGGCGGCCAGATCGGGCAGGACGACCTTCTGGTCGTCGGCCGTCAGGATGTCCGCCGACTCGGCCATGAAGTGCACGCCGCAGAAGACGATGTACTCGGCCTCGGGGCGCGCGGCGGCGTCCTTGGCGAGCTTGAACGAGTCACCGGTCACGTCGGCGAACTGGATGACCTCGTCGCGCTGGTAGTGGTGGCCGAGGATGAAGACCTTCTCCCCGAGCTTCTCCTTCGCCGCGCGGGCGCGTTCGACCAGATCCGGGTCGGACGGCGACGGCAGGTCACCGGGGCACTCCACGCCGCGCTCGCTCCGGGTGTCGGCATCGCGGCCGAGCAGGAGCAGTGCGAGGGGCGTCGGCTGTACATCGAGATCCTGACGGGCTTGGGCCGTGGTCACGTCACGCACCCTTTCTTCTCTGCGGAGGAGCCTTTTCGTCTAATTGACGTTATCTATCATAACCGCTTCACGTCACTTTGACGATGTCGATAACGTCAATGTGACGCATTCCCGGGAACGGCGGTCGGTGCCGCTCCGGAGCCGGGTGTGCGAGCATGAAGACAAGAGCGACAGACGAGGCGAGCGGCGGGCCCGGAATGATTTCGCGGCCGTGCCGGTTGTAGCTGTCGGCAATGAGTCCGTTCTTCCCCTGCCTCGGCGGGGAGGCCCCACCCCGGGAGAGAAGCAGATGTCCGTATCGGACGAGACCACCACCGTGAGCGACGGCATCCTCCTGTCCGACGCCGCCGCGGGCAAGGTCAAGGCCCTGCTCGACCAGGAAGGCAGGGACGACCTCGCGCTGCGCGTCGCGGTCCAGCCCGGCGGCTGTTCCGGTCTGCGTTACCAGCTGTTCTTCGACGAGCGTTCGCTGGACGGCGACGTCGTGAAGGACTTCGACGGCGTCAAGGTCGTCACCGACCGGATGAGCGCCCCGTATCTGGGCGGCGCCTCCATCGACTTCGTGGACACGATCGAGAAGCAGGGCTTCACGATCGACAACCCCAACGCATCCGGTTCCTGCGCCTGCGGCGACTCCTTCAACTGACCGCCGTCCGGCGGCACGAGTCGTTCGCTGCGTAACGGGACAGTGAAAGGCGGCGGCCCCTCACCAGGGGCCGCCGCCTTTCGCATGCGCGATTCCTGTGCGGCTACTTCCGCAGCGGAACGGCGTCTCCCGTGACCGCGTCCACGACCTTCCGGTCCCCGAGCGGCCGGTCCAGCGTCACCTTCTCGGTGAAGGCCTTGGCCATCGCGATGCACACACCGCCCGGCGGGGCGGAGTCGACCACCTCCACCTTCACCGTTGACCCGCTCTCGTCCGCCCGCACCGAGTACTCGCCGCACACGCCGCCCGTGAAGCGCACGCTCAGCGTGCTCCC
This window of the Streptomyces niveus genome carries:
- the nadA gene encoding quinolinate synthase NadA; translated protein: MTTAQARQDLDVQPTPLALLLLGRDADTRSERGVECPGDLPSPSDPDLVERARAAKEKLGEKVFILGHHYQRDEVIQFADVTGDSFKLAKDAAARPEAEYIVFCGVHFMAESADILTADDQKVVLPDLAAGCSMADMATAEQVAECWDVLTEAGIAERVVPVSYMNSSADIKAFTGEHGGTICTSSNAERALNWAFEQGDKVLFLPDQHLGRNTAVRDLGLSLEDCVLYNPHKPNGGLTAEELRNAKMILWRGHCSVHGRFSLDSVNEVRERVPGVNVLVHPECKHEVVSAADYVGSTEYIIKMLEEAPAGSKWAIGTELNLVQRLANRFAADDKEIVFLDRTVCFCSTMNRIDLPHLVWTLESLAEGKDINRIQVEKETARFAQLALERMLALP
- a CDS encoding HesB/IscA family protein, producing MSVSDETTTVSDGILLSDAAAGKVKALLDQEGRDDLALRVAVQPGGCSGLRYQLFFDERSLDGDVVKDFDGVKVVTDRMSAPYLGGASIDFVDTIEKQGFTIDNPNASGSCACGDSFN